The Camelina sativa cultivar DH55 chromosome 14, Cs, whole genome shotgun sequence genome includes a window with the following:
- the LOC109128615 gene encoding vinorine synthase-like, producing MPFLFFYHNKTNLSTNERSDQIKSSLSEILNLFYPLAGRIRNSGDVVLCNDMGVSFVEAKADFNMSQILENPNSNELNKLHPFEFHEVSDVLLTVQLTFFQCGGLALGIGLSHKLCDALSGLIFIKSWADLARGDTGIVTPSFDLAKMFPPCDIENLNMATGITKENIVTKRFVFLKSSVESLRERFSGNKEIQATRVEALSVFIWSRFMASTNQDDKTGKIYTMIHPVNLRRQADPVIPDNMFGNIMRFSVTIPKMTINEDDEAQPSLVEQMREEIRKIDAVYVKKLQEDSRGHLEFLNKQASGFVNGEIVSFSFTSLCKFPVYEADFGWGKPLWVASARMSYKNLVAFIDTKEGDSIEAWINLDQNDMSRFEADEELLQYVSSNPSVIASAS from the coding sequence ATgcctttccttttcttttaccaCAACAAGACCAATCTCTCAACCAATGAACGAAGTGATCAGATCAAGAGTTCCTTGTCAGAAATATTGAATCTCTTCTACCCCTTGGCAGGGCGCATTAGAAATTCCGGAGATGTTGTTTTGTGCAACGATATGGGTGTGTCTTTCGTCGAAGCCAAAGCCGATTTCAACATGTCACAGATTttagaaaaccctaattccaaTGAACTTAACAAGCTTCATCCATTCGAATTCCATGAAGTGAGTGACGTGCTTCTCACGGTACAGCTCACTTTTTTTCAATGCGGCGGCTTAGCACTCGGTATAGGCCTTTCCCATAAACTCTGCGATGCCTTGTCTGgtctcatcttcatcaaaagCTGGGCAGATTTGGCTCGTGGAGACACTGGAATCGTTACTCCTTCTTTCGATCTGGCCAAGATGTTTCCTCCGTGTGACatagaaaatttaaacatgGCTACAGGTATCACAAAGGAAAACATAGTAACCAAACGCTTCGTGTTCTTGAAATCCTCTGTTGAGTCTTTAAGAGAAAGATTCAGTGGAAACAAGGAGATTCAGGCGACACGTGTTGAGGCCTTATCGGTATTCATATGGAGCCGTTTCATGGCATCAACAAACCAAGATGACAAAACCGGAAAGATCTATACAATGATTCATCCGGTGAACTTGCGTAGACAAGCAGATCCAGTTATACCAGACAACATGTTTGGAAACATCATGAGATTCTCAGTTACTATCCCTAAGATGACAatcaatgaagatgatgaagcacAGCCTTCTCTTGTGGAGCAAATGAGAGAAGAGATTAGAAAGATAGATGCAGTGTACGTGAAGAAACTTCAAGAAGACAGCAGAGGACACCTCGAGTTTCTAAACAAACAAGCTTCAGGTTTCGTCAACGGTGAGATTGTGTCGTTCAGCTTCACGAGCCTATGCAAATTCCCGGTTTATGAAGCAGATTTCGGATGGGGGAAACCTTTGTGGGTTGCCTCTGCAAGGATGAGCTACAAAAATCTGGTAGCTTTCATTGATACTAAGGAAGGTGATAGCATAGAAGCTTGGATCAACCTTGACCAGAACGATATGTCTAGATTTGAAGCCGATGAGGAGTTGCTTCAGTATGTATCTTCAAACCCAAGTGTGATTGCCTCTGCCTCTTGA
- the LOC104741319 gene encoding protein NUCLEAR FUSION DEFECTIVE 2 isoform X2, producing the protein MVVTHRFTLLLVLVVIGISFSSSFSQVRATNLRIQSFSSDLATLQAQIGYKFNNTNLLRRAMTHASFSQENNKALSIFGTHIIETSVSLRYLTEDIDASSKALSRLVAQVSNVESSCALDGGRLGLGKIIRVSPKTDASNSAILCTGFRAIFGAIAVDAETVDKAINVFWKVHGDRAGRLVSML; encoded by the exons ATGGTGGTGACTCATCGTTTCACTCTACTACTTGTTCTCGTCGTTATCGGgatctccttctcctcctcgtTTTCTCAG GTACGCGCGACCAATCTCAGGATCCAATCATTCTCTTCTGATCTTGCAACGTTGCAAGCTCAAATTGG CTACAAGTTTAACAACACCAACCTTCTACGCCGTGCTATGACTCATGCTTCTTTCTCTCAAGAGAACAACAAAGCCTTGAGTATCTTTGGAACCCATATCATTGAAACTTCTGTCTCTCTTCGCTATCTCACCGAAGATATCGATGCCTCCTCGAAAGCTCTGAGCCGTTTGGTAGCACAGGTTTCAAATGTGGAGTCCTCGTGTGCTCTTGACGGAGGACGGTTGGGTTTGGGGAAAATAATCAGGGTTTCCCCTAAGACAGATGCGTCGAACTCGGCTATTCTTTGTACTGGCTTTAGGGCAATCTTTGGAGCTATTGCTGTTGATGCTGAAACGGTTGATAAGGccatcaatgttttctggaaAGTACATGGAGATCGAGCTGGAAGACTAGTGTCTATGTTGTGA
- the LOC104741325 gene encoding lysine histidine transporter 2-like, translated as MGNNELSASEKAAAKQKNVDDWLPITSSRNAKWWYSAFHNVTAMVGAGVLSLPYAMSNLGWGPGVTLMVLSWVITLYTLWQMVEMHEMVPGKRLDRYHELGQEAFGEKLGLWIVVPQQLIVEVGVDIVYMVTGGHSLKKVHQLLCTDCKDIRTTFWIMIFASIHFVISHLPNFNSISVISLAAAVMSLTYSTIAWAASVHKGVQPDVDYTARASTDAGRVFNFLSALGDVAFAYAGHNVVLEIQATIPSTPEVPSKIPMWRGVVVAYIIVAICYFPVAFVGFYIFGNSVDDNILLTLEKPVWLVAMANLFVVIHVIGSYQIFAMPVFDMLETVLVKKMDFTPSFKLRFITRSLYVAFTMIVAICVPFFGGLLGFFGGFAFAPTTYYLPCIIWLILKKPKKFGLSWTINWFCIVVGVLLTILAPIGGLRTIIVNASTYKFFS; from the exons atgGGTAATAATGAGTTGTCAGCGAGTGAGAAAGCCGCGGCTAAGCAGAAGAACGTCGACGATTGGTTACCGATCACATCCTCCAGAAACGCCAAGTGGTGGTACTCTGCTTTTCACAATGTTACAGCCATGGTTGGTGCTGGTGTTCTCAGCTTGCCTTACGCCATGTCCAATCTCGGATG GGGACCTGGAGTGACGTTGATGGTTCTGTCATGGGTGATAACTTTGTACACGCTGTGGCAAATGGTGGAGATGCATGAGATGGTTCCAGGGAAGAGGCTTGATAGATACCACGAGCTTGGCCAAGAAGCTTTTGGCGAGAAGCTTGGCCTTTGGATCGTTGTGCCGCAGCAGCTTATCGTGGAGGTTGGTGTAGACATCGTTTATATGGTCACCGGAGGACATTCTCTCAAGAAAGTTCATCAACTACTCTGCACTGATTGCAAAGACATCAGAACTACTTTTTGGATCATGATCTTTGCGTCTATCCATTTCGTTATCTCTCACCTTCCCAATTTTAACTCCATTTCCGTCATCTCACTCGCCGCTGCTGTTATGTCCTTAAC ttacTCAACAATTGCTTGGGCTGCATCGGTGCACAAAGGGGTTCAGCCAGATGTTGACTATACAGCTAGAGCCTCGACCGATGCTGGCAGAGTATTCAACTTCTTGAGTGCGTTGGGAGATGTGGCTTTTGCCTATGCAGGTCACAACGTTGTGTTGGAAATCCAGGCCACGATCCCTTCGACTCCGGAGGTGCCATCCAAGATCCCAATGTGGAGAGGAGTTGTTGTAGCCTACATTATAGTCGCCATCTGCTACTTCCCTGTAGCATTCGTCGGCTTTTATATATTTGGAAACAGCGTTGATGACAACATTCTCCTCACTTTGGAGAAGCCTGTCTGGCTTGTCGCTATGGCTAACCTGTTTGTGGTTATCCACGTTATTGGAAGCTACCAG ATATTTGCAATGCCGGTGTTTGACATGCTTGAAACCGTTTTGGTCAAAAAGATGGATTTCACTCCTTCCTTCAAGCTCCGCTTCATCACCCGAAGCCTTTACGTCG CTTTTACGATGATTGTTGCGATATGCGTCCCGTTTTTTGGTGGACTACTCGGCTTTTTTGGAGGATTCGCCTTCGCCCCAACAACTTACTAC CTTCCATGCATTATTTGGCTAATTCTCAAGAAACCAAAGAAGTTTGGTCTATCTTGGACAATTAATTGG TTCTGCATCGTAGTAGGAGTTCTTTTGACGATCCTAGCCCCAATTGGTGGACTCAGAACCATCATTGTCAACGCCAGTACCTACAAGTTCTTCTCATAG
- the LOC104741319 gene encoding protein NUCLEAR FUSION DEFECTIVE 2 isoform X1, protein MVVTHRFTLLLVLVVIGISFSSSFSQQVRATNLRIQSFSSDLATLQAQIGYKFNNTNLLRRAMTHASFSQENNKALSIFGTHIIETSVSLRYLTEDIDASSKALSRLVAQVSNVESSCALDGGRLGLGKIIRVSPKTDASNSAILCTGFRAIFGAIAVDAETVDKAINVFWKVHGDRAGRLVSML, encoded by the exons ATGGTGGTGACTCATCGTTTCACTCTACTACTTGTTCTCGTCGTTATCGGgatctccttctcctcctcgtTTTCTCAG CAGGTACGCGCGACCAATCTCAGGATCCAATCATTCTCTTCTGATCTTGCAACGTTGCAAGCTCAAATTGG CTACAAGTTTAACAACACCAACCTTCTACGCCGTGCTATGACTCATGCTTCTTTCTCTCAAGAGAACAACAAAGCCTTGAGTATCTTTGGAACCCATATCATTGAAACTTCTGTCTCTCTTCGCTATCTCACCGAAGATATCGATGCCTCCTCGAAAGCTCTGAGCCGTTTGGTAGCACAGGTTTCAAATGTGGAGTCCTCGTGTGCTCTTGACGGAGGACGGTTGGGTTTGGGGAAAATAATCAGGGTTTCCCCTAAGACAGATGCGTCGAACTCGGCTATTCTTTGTACTGGCTTTAGGGCAATCTTTGGAGCTATTGCTGTTGATGCTGAAACGGTTGATAAGGccatcaatgttttctggaaAGTACATGGAGATCGAGCTGGAAGACTAGTGTCTATGTTGTGA
- the LOC104741321 gene encoding vinorine synthase-like, whose protein sequence is MSLLISIISGFKTRMERKITVTSQELVKPSSLNLNHLPCHHLSFLDQLAPPIFMPFLFFYHNKTNLSTNERSDQIKSSLSEILNLFYPLAGRIRNSGDVVLCNDMGVSFVEAKADFNMSQILENPNSNELNKLHPFEFHEVSDVLLTVQLTFFQCGGLALGIGLSHKLCDALSGLIFIKSWADLARGDTGIVTPSFDLAKMFPPCDIENLNMATGITKENIVTKRFVFLKSSVESLRERFSGNKEIQATRVEALSVFIWSRFMASTNQDDKTGKIYTMIHPVNLRRQADPVIPDNMFGNIMRFSVTIPKMTINEDDEA, encoded by the coding sequence ATGAGTCTTCTCATATCCATTATAAGTGGTTTCAAAACAAGAATGGAGCGTAAGATCACGGTGACTTCTCAGGAACTCGTCAAGCCCTCATCTCTAAACCTTAATCATCTTCCTTGCCATCATCTTTCTTTCCTTGATCAACTTGCTCCTCCCATTTTCATgcctttccttttcttttaccaCAACAAGACCAATCTCTCAACCAATGAACGAAGTGATCAGATCAAGAGTTCCTTGTCAGAAATATTGAATCTCTTCTACCCCTTGGCAGGGCGCATTAGAAATTCCGGAGATGTTGTTTTGTGCAACGATATGGGTGTGTCTTTCGTCGAAGCCAAAGCCGATTTCAACATGTCACAGATTttagaaaaccctaattccaaTGAACTTAACAAGCTTCATCCATTCGAATTCCATGAAGTGAGTGACGTGCTTCTCACGGTACAGCTCACTTTTTTTCAATGCGGCGGCTTAGCACTCGGTATAGGCCTTTCCCATAAACTCTGCGATGCCTTGTCTGgtctcatcttcatcaaaagCTGGGCAGATTTGGCTCGTGGAGACACTGGAATCGTTACTCCTTCTTTCGATCTGGCCAAGATGTTTCCTCCGTGTGACatagaaaatttaaacatgGCTACAGGTATCACAAAGGAAAACATAGTAACCAAACGCTTCGTGTTCTTGAAATCCTCTGTTGAGTCTTTAAGAGAAAGATTCAGTGGAAACAAGGAGATTCAGGCGACACGTGTTGAGGCCTTATCGGTATTCATATGGAGCCGTTTCATGGCATCAACAAACCAAGATGACAAAACCGGAAAGATCTATACAATGATTCATCCGGTGAACTTGCGTAGACAAGCAGATCCAGTTATACCAGACAACATGTTTGGAAACATCATGAGATTCTCAGTTACTATCCCTAAGATGACAatcaatgaagatgatgaagca
- the LOC104743552 gene encoding uncharacterized protein At4g17700: MMAVPEDKETMVAVTEEREKTKRRKNYRVKKESQCSIFRRRGPIRFGLEIICNEYSEPCTRLVTLYARLGLHRYNLLQGKNLQLSSVMKYNQSTHSSACPYDITLEAMNDLALLPFQTTVYETSYGKFAVWCSFARPLGETKRLSSSSSYKNFFLMDTMPEWPPEDPFEHSDRYYVVSS; the protein is encoded by the exons ATGATGGCCGTACCAGAGGATAAGGAGACGATGGTGGCCGTGACAGAGGAGAGGGAGAAGACCAAACGGAGGAAAAATTATAGGGTTAAGAAAGAATCCCAA TGTTCCATCTTTCGAAGACGAGGACCAATCCGTTTTGGACTTGAAATCATCTGTAATGAGTATTCTGAGCCTTGTACTCGCTTAGTCACCCTTTATGCTAGGCTCGGCCTTCATCGTTACAATTTGCTCCAG GGGAAAAACTTACAGCTCAGTAGCGTAATGAAATACAACCAGTCCACGCATTCTTCTGCTTGCCCTTACGACATAACTTTGGAAGCCATGAATGATCTCGCGCTTTTACCTTTTCAAACTACTGTTTATGAAACATCGTATGGTAAATTTGCTGTGTGGTGCAGTTTTGCTAGACCTCTAG GGGAAACCAAGAGactcagcagcagcagctcGTATAAAAACTTCTTCCTCATGGATACCATGCCTGAGTGGCCACCAGAGGATCCTTTTGAACATTCAGACCGATATTACGTGGTAAGCTCATGA
- the LOC104741323 gene encoding BAHD acyltransferase At5g47980-like, whose translation MEKKVEIIARNIIKPTSPTPNDKRILNLSLLDILSSPMYTGALLFYAADPQNLLGFSTEETSLKLKKSLSQTLPFFYPLAGKIMGTFVECNDEGAVFIEARVDHLLSEFLKYSVPESLEPLVPVEARSREALTWPVLLIQANFFSCGGLVITICTSHKITDATSLAMFIRGWAESSRGLGITLIPSFIASELFPLPIDELPSKPMNRKVEVEEMNCVTKRFVFDASNIKKLRAKASSNLVKNPTRVEAVTALFWRCVTKASRLSSPTPRTSVLQILVNLRGKVNSLCDNTIGNMLSLMILKKEEAKTEKIQDVVGELRRAKEIFSLNCKEMSKSSSKIFELLGEIGKVHGRGTEVDLWMSNSWCKLGMYEADFGWGKPVWVTGRGTSNFKNLMLLIDTKDGEGIEAWITLTEEHMSLFECDQELLESASLNPPVLI comes from the coding sequence ATGGAGAAAAAAGTTGAGATCATAGcaagaaatataatcaaaccCACTTCTCCAACTCCAAATGATAAAAGaattctcaatctctctcttcttgatATCCTCAGCTCACCCATGTACACAGGTGCACTTCTCTTTTACGCAGCGGATCCTCAAAACCTTCTAGGTTTTTCAACAGAGGAGACATCCTTGAAGCTCAAGAAATCTCTGTCTCAAACTTTACCATTCTTCTACCCTCTCGCCGGAAAAATCATGGGAACTTTTGTGGAATGTAATGATGAAGGAGCTGTGTTTATAGAAGCTCGAGTGGACCATCTTCTCTCGGAGTTTCTCAAATACTCTGTTCCTGAATCATTGGAACCACTCGTTCCTGTTGAAGCTAGGTCAAGAGAAGCTCTTACATGGCCTGTGTTGCTAATCCAAGCCAATTTCTTCAGCTGCGGAGGATTGGTTATCACAATATGCACTTCTCATAAAATCACTGATGCAACCTCTTTAGCGATGTTCATCAGAGGATGGGCTGAGTCGTCAAGAGGTTTAGGTATTACATTGATTCCTAGTTTCATCGCTTCAGAGTTATTTCCTCTACCTATTGATGAACTTCCATCAAAACCGATGAACCGTAAAGTCGAGGTTGAAGAGATGAATTGTGTAACTAAGAGGTTCGTGTTCGATGCTTCAAACATCAAGAAACTAAGAGCCAAAGCTTCAAGCAACCTTGTCAAGAATCCAACCCGTGTTGAAGCAGTCACAGCTCTTTTCTGGAGATGTGTTACTAAGGCTTCAAGATTAAGTTCTCCAACACCAAGAACTTCGGTGCTGCAAATACTAGTGAACCTACGAGGTAAGGTAAATTCTTTGTGTGACAACACAATTGGGAATATGCTTTCCCTCATGATtctcaagaaagaagaagctaagacAGAAAAAATTCAAGATGTGGTTGGCGAGCTAAGACGTGCAAAGGAAATCTTCAGCTTGAACTGCAAGGAGATGTCGAAATCCTCGTCGAAGATTtttgagcttttgggagagatagGGAAAGTACATGGAAGAGGAACTGAGGTGGACTTGTGGATGAGTAATAGCTGGTGTAAGCTCGGTATGTATGAGGCAGATTTCGGATGGGGAAAGCCAGTTTGGGTGACAGGAAGAGGCACTTCTAATTTCAAGAACTTGATGTTGTTGATTGATACCAAAGATGGAGAAGGGATTGAAGCTTGGATCACTCTTACGGAAGAACACATGTCGTTGTTCGAATGTGATCAAGAGCTTCTTGAATCAGCTTCCCTGAATCCCCCTGTTTTAAtctag
- the LOC104741320 gene encoding uncharacterized protein LOC104741320 — MYYQLSKSSYRDSLKILEADIEHANGLAAEIPMGKSGVRLQMKLVCSNLAPFFIFLLQWMDFSCLLPRYFDFFHILIYKVRPDGRWNLSRYGRKATIREFYGVILPSLERLHINFADLPEESMWYPNPKAITKKQQYDIEGSRFMNSIDLEREDECGICLEPCTKMVLPNCCHAMCIKCYRNWNTKSESCPFCRGSIKRVNSEDLWVLTCDEDVVDPETVTKEDLLRFYLHINSLPKDYPEAAFLVYNEYLI; from the exons atgtaTTATCAGTTGAGCAAGTCTTCTTACAGAGACTCTTTGAAGATTCTCGAGGCTGATATTGAGCACGCCAATGGACT GGCGGCTGAGATTCCAATGGGAAAGAGCGGTGTGCGTCTGCAGATGAAATTGGTGTGTAGCAATTTGGCTCCATTCTTCATATTCCTGCTACAATGGATGGATTTCTCATGTTTGCTTCCAAGatattttgatttcttccaCATACTCATATACAAG GTACGGCCTGATGGGCGGTGGAATCTATCCAGGTACGGAAGGAAAGCTACCATTAGGGAGTTTTACG GTGTTATATTACCGTCACTTGAGCGACTCCATATCAACTTTGCTGACTTACCAGAAGAAAGCATGTGGTATCCGAATCCAAAAGCCATAACCAAAAAGCAGCAGTATGACATTGAAGGCAGCAGATTCATGAATAGCATTGACTTGGAAAGAGAAGACGAATGCGGGATATGCTTAGAGCCATGCACGAAGATGGTGTTGCCCAACTGTTGCCATGCCATGTGCATCAAATGTTACCGTAACTGGAACACAAAGTCGGAGTCATGCCCCTTCTGTCGAGGAAGCATCAAGAGAGTGAACTCAGAGGACCTGTGGGTGCTGACATGCGATGAAGATGTTGTGGATCCAGAGACGGTCACTAAAGAGGATCTCCTTCGGTTTTACCTCCATATAAATAGCCTCCCAAAGGATTATCCAGAAGCAGCTTTCTTAGTGTACAACGAGTACTTGATATGA